GCTCGACAGCGCGATAACCTTCGAGCGCCCTGCGCCCTCGGCACGCTTCATCAGCGGCAGTGCCGACTGCACCAGGTACAGTAGCGCCAGCACATTCGTGCTATAGGCGGCCTGAAAGTTTCGTCCGGTGGCGGCCATCAAGGGGCGGAATCCGCCTGTGGCCGCGTTACTTACCAGAATGTCGAGCTTGCCGAAGCGTTCTTTGATCGCGTCCATCATGCTACGGACGTCGTCCTGCTCGCTGACGTCGGCCTTGACCACCAGCACGTTGCGGCCAAGCTCCGCGATCTGCTCGGCCAGCTCGTTCGCCGCCTGGCGATTTACCACGTAGTTAACGATGATGTCCGCCCCCGCTTCGGCCAGGCGCAATGCCGTGGCGCGCCCAATGCCGCGCGAGCTACCGGTGACGAGGGCCACTTTTCCGTGCAGGTCGATCATGTGTTGTTACCCAAGAAATAAAACAAAACGAT
Above is a genomic segment from Pirellulales bacterium containing:
- a CDS encoding SDR family oxidoreductase, which codes for MIDLHGKVALVTGSSRGIGRATALRLAEAGADIIVNYVVNRQAANELAEQIAELGRNVLVVKADVSEQDDVRSMMDAIKERFGKLDILVSNAATGGFRPLMAATGRNFQAAYSTNVLALLYLVQSALPLMKRAEGAGRSKVIALSSHGSHMALPFYGLIGSSKAALESLVRHLTLEVGNLGVNVNVIKAGLVETDSTRRIPGADVIFNARKDRSMMGERMLTADDVADTVLFLASPLSDLVQGETLTVDGGAAVHP